A part of Halobaculum sp. MBLA0143 genomic DNA contains:
- a CDS encoding transcription initiation factor IIB family protein translates to MTRHTRPKDTDSTYRSDDEMDDIGPEEGGGGVPGGETLTDGGERVRDREREERHESEETEVCPECDGSLVDDERHGETVCADCGLVVEEDEIDRGPEWRAFDSAERDQKSRVGAPTTKMLHDQGLSTNIGWQDKDAYGNALSSSQRQKMQRLRTWNERLRTSDHSERNLKQALGEIERMASALGLPENVRETASVIYRRALEDDLLPGRSIEGIATASLHAAARMAGVPRSIDEVARVSRVDEETFQRAYRYIVKELELEVQPADPAEYLPRFASRLDISDETERRARELLTVGKEAAVHSGKSPVGLAAAALYAAGVLTNADLTQREVSEVTDISEVTIRNRYQELLETAAANEETTPRNGGGEVPVSVDG, encoded by the coding sequence ATGACACGACACACCCGACCCAAAGACACGGATAGCACGTACCGCAGCGACGACGAGATGGACGACATCGGGCCCGAGGAGGGTGGTGGTGGCGTCCCCGGAGGGGAGACACTGACCGACGGTGGAGAACGCGTCCGCGACCGAGAACGCGAGGAGCGACACGAGTCCGAGGAAACGGAGGTCTGTCCGGAGTGTGATGGGAGCCTCGTCGACGACGAACGCCACGGCGAGACGGTGTGTGCCGACTGCGGGCTCGTCGTGGAGGAAGACGAGATCGACCGCGGGCCGGAGTGGCGTGCGTTCGACTCCGCAGAGCGCGACCAGAAGTCGCGTGTCGGCGCTCCGACGACGAAGATGCTCCACGACCAGGGGCTGTCCACCAACATCGGCTGGCAGGACAAGGACGCCTACGGCAACGCGCTGTCGTCGAGCCAGCGCCAGAAGATGCAACGGCTGCGAACCTGGAACGAGCGGCTGCGCACCTCCGACCACAGCGAACGCAACCTGAAGCAGGCGCTCGGCGAGATCGAGCGGATGGCCTCGGCGCTGGGGCTGCCGGAGAACGTCCGGGAGACGGCCTCCGTCATCTACCGCCGGGCACTGGAGGACGATCTGCTCCCCGGCCGTTCCATCGAGGGGATCGCCACCGCGTCGCTGCACGCTGCCGCCCGGATGGCGGGCGTCCCGCGTTCCATCGACGAGGTGGCGCGCGTCTCGCGCGTGGACGAGGAGACGTTCCAACGGGCGTACCGCTACATCGTGAAGGAGCTGGAGCTCGAGGTCCAGCCCGCCGACCCGGCGGAGTACCTCCCGCGGTTCGCCTCGAGGCTGGACATCTCCGACGAGACGGAACGCCGGGCCCGCGAGCTGTTGACCGTCGGCAAGGAAGCGGCCGTCCACTCCGGGAAGTCCCCGGTCGGGTTGGCCGCGGCGGCACTGTACGCCGCCGGCGTCCTCACCAACGCCGACCTCACTCAGCGGGAGGTCAGCGAGGTGACGGATATCTCCGAGGTGACGATCCGCAACCGCTACCAGGAGCTGTTGGAGACGGCGGCAGCCAACGAGGAGACCACCCCGCGCAACGGCGGCGGCGAGGTCCCGGTGAGCGTCGACGGCTGA